A stretch of Henckelia pumila isolate YLH828 chromosome 4, ASM3356847v2, whole genome shotgun sequence DNA encodes these proteins:
- the LOC140866086 gene encoding uncharacterized protein isoform X2 yields MLGNYRFRPYNGKILGNACSVFRCLSVEANPLFRWNSEITSCFKKHDVISARKLFDRMPRKNVVTWNCMISGYIKNGMINEARVAFDSMPTKNVVSWTSMLNGYAKNGRLEEARRLFDAVEKKNDICWNCMISGYVSNGKMDEALMLFGAMQPKNDVSCSIIIEGYFRYEFVSEAERLFEESSRKSVLLCNAMLAGYTETGNIDKSYKLFIKMAERDVASWTCMIKGFMRVGEVERARRLFEEMPVKDVVAWTVTIQGYLDHKRIDLAQELFDKMPYRDIVAWNLMLTGYVRNAKVEDALDFFLRMPERNVISWNLILRGYLQQDNMTGACNFFHGMPQKDETSWNTLISCYQSEEALILYVQMLHTGFKPDQGTLSSVISVCGFLAIQGWGKAMHVFVFKTGYENDCIVMSSLISMYSRCGFIGDATLVFQTMKKRDTVAWNAIIMAIAHHYSAMNALDVLPCMIRAGCHPDHTTYLILLTACAHSGLVNEGWNYLKSMEGWNLSPKPEHYASMVDLLGRSGLLAEAFDFVDKLPVDLPAYAWETLLSACRVHDNYEFSDLISNKILSYPPHDVGICVLQSNVYSARGLWKDAARVRAKLKLNKLKKELGCSWIDINGSVSCFSYNDKSHIQTKEIYKELEGLTELIDEDSGTTISS; encoded by the exons ATGCTTGGAAACTACAGATTCAGGCCGTACAATGGCAAAATCTTGGGTAATGCGTGCTCTGTGTTTCGTTGTTTAAGCGTCGAAGCAAACCCATTATTCCGCTGGAACTCAGAAATCACGAGTTGTTTCAAGAAACATGATGTTATTAGCGCGCGCAAGCTGTTTGATAGAATGCCCCGTAAGAATGTCGTGACGTGGAACTGCATGATTTCGGGTTACATTAAAAACGGGATGATTAATGAAGCTCGTGTAGCCTTTGATTCGATGCCAACTAAGAATGTAGTTTCTTGGACTTCGATGTTGAATGGGTATGCTAAAAACGGAAGATTGGAAGAGGCCAGAAGGTTGTTTGACGCAGTCGAGAAAAAGAATGACATATGCTGGAATTGTATGATATCTGGGTATGTGAGCAACGGCAAAATGGATGAGGCTCTAATGCTCTTTGGCGCAATGCAACCGAAGAATGATGTTTCTTGTTCTATAATAATAGAAGGGTACTTTAGATATGAGTTTGTGAGTGAAGCTGAGCGCTTGTTTGAAGAATCTTCAAGAAAAAGTGTGTTGCTTTGCAATGCTATGCTGGCTGGGTATACTGAAACAGGGAACATTGACAAGTCGTATAAATTGTTTATAAAAATGGCTGAACGTGATGTTGCTTCTTGGACTTGTATGATAAAAGGATTCATGAGAGTGGGGGAGGTGGAAAGAGCTAGGAGATTGTTCGAGGAAATGCCTGTAAAAGACGTCGTGGCTTGGACTGTAACGATTCAGGGTTATTTGGACCACAAAAGAATTGACTTGGCTCAAGAATTATTTGACAAAATGCCGTATCGGGATATTGTAGCATGGAACTTGATGCTTACTGGTTATGTTCGAAATGCTAAAGTTGAAGATGCCCTTGATTTTTTCTTGAGAATGCCTGAACGGAATGTAATTTCTTGGAATCTGATCCTACGTGGATATCTTCAGCAAGATAATATGACTGGTGCTTGCAATTTTTTCCATGGGATGCCTCAGAAAGATGAGACTTCATGGAACACTCTTATATCTTGTTATCAAAGTGAAGAGGCATTGATTTTATATGTTCAGATGTTGCACACAGGATTCAAACCCGATCAGGGTACTTTATCCAGTGTCATATCTGTTTGTGGCTTTCTTGCGATACAAGGATGGGGAAAAGCAATGCATGTGTTCGTTTTTAAGACGGGATATGAAAATGATTGCATTGTAATGAGTTCATTAATATCAATGTATTCTCGATGTGGCTTCATAGGTGATGCCACTCTTGTCTTCCAAACAATGAAAAAACGAGATACAGTAGCATGGAATGCCATAATCATGGCAATAGCACATCATTATTCTGCAATGAATGCCCTTGATGTTTTACCCTGTATGATTCGTGCTGGATGTCATCCTGATCATACGACATACTTAATCCTCTTGACTGCGTGTGCCCATTCTGGACTTGTCAACGAAGGTTGGAACTATTTAAAATCAATGGAGGGATGGAATCTATCTCCCAAGCCCGAACACTATGCATCCATGGTTGATCTCCTTGGAAGATCAGGTTTGCTCGCCGAAGCATTTGATTTTGTAGATAAATTACCTGTTGATCTTCCTGCGTATGCTTGGGAGACATTGCTTTCTGCCTGTAGAGTCCATGACAATTATGAATTTAGTGATTTGATTTCTAACAAAATTTTAAGCTATCCACCTCACGATGTCGGAATATGTGTCCTTCAGTCGAATGTATATTCTGCACGAGGATTATGGAAGGATGCAGCACGAGTTAGAGCCAAACTAAAGctcaataaattgaaaaaagaGCTGGGATGTAGCTGGATCGATATAAATGGCAGCGTGTCTTGCTTCTCATATAATGACAAGTCTCATATTCAAACCAAGGAAATATACAAAGAATTGGAGGGTCTTACAGAACTTATCGATGAG GACAGTGGAACAACTATCAGTTCATAA
- the LOC140866086 gene encoding uncharacterized protein isoform X3, producing the protein MLGNYRFRPYNGKILGNACSVFRCLSVEANPLFRWNSEITSCFKKHDVISARKLFDRMPRKNVVTWNCMISGYIKNGMINEARVAFDSMPTKNVVSWTSMLNGYAKNGRLEEARRLFDAVEKKNDICWNCMISGYVSNGKMDEALMLFGAMQPKNDVSCSIIIEGYFRYEFVSEAERLFEESSRKSVLLCNAMLAGYTETGNIDKSYKLFIKMAERDVASWTCMIKGFMRVGEVERARRLFEEMPVKDVVAWTVTIQGYLDHKRIDLAQELFDKMPYRDIVAWNLMLTGYVRNAKVEDALDFFLRMPERNVISWNLILRGYLQQDNMTGACNFFHGMPQKDETSWNTLISCYQSEEALILYVQMLHTGFKPDQGTLSSVISVCGFLAIQGWGKAMHVFVFKTGYENDCIVMSSLISMYSRCGFIGDATLVFQTMKKRDTVAWNAIIMAIAHHYSAMNALDVLPCMIRAGCHPDHTTYLILLTACAHSGLVNEGWNYLKSMEGWNLSPKPEHYASMVDLLGRSVECIFCTRIMEGCSTS; encoded by the exons ATGCTTGGAAACTACAGATTCAGGCCGTACAATGGCAAAATCTTGGGTAATGCGTGCTCTGTGTTTCGTTGTTTAAGCGTCGAAGCAAACCCATTATTCCGCTGGAACTCAGAAATCACGAGTTGTTTCAAGAAACATGATGTTATTAGCGCGCGCAAGCTGTTTGATAGAATGCCCCGTAAGAATGTCGTGACGTGGAACTGCATGATTTCGGGTTACATTAAAAACGGGATGATTAATGAAGCTCGTGTAGCCTTTGATTCGATGCCAACTAAGAATGTAGTTTCTTGGACTTCGATGTTGAATGGGTATGCTAAAAACGGAAGATTGGAAGAGGCCAGAAGGTTGTTTGACGCAGTCGAGAAAAAGAATGACATATGCTGGAATTGTATGATATCTGGGTATGTGAGCAACGGCAAAATGGATGAGGCTCTAATGCTCTTTGGCGCAATGCAACCGAAGAATGATGTTTCTTGTTCTATAATAATAGAAGGGTACTTTAGATATGAGTTTGTGAGTGAAGCTGAGCGCTTGTTTGAAGAATCTTCAAGAAAAAGTGTGTTGCTTTGCAATGCTATGCTGGCTGGGTATACTGAAACAGGGAACATTGACAAGTCGTATAAATTGTTTATAAAAATGGCTGAACGTGATGTTGCTTCTTGGACTTGTATGATAAAAGGATTCATGAGAGTGGGGGAGGTGGAAAGAGCTAGGAGATTGTTCGAGGAAATGCCTGTAAAAGACGTCGTGGCTTGGACTGTAACGATTCAGGGTTATTTGGACCACAAAAGAATTGACTTGGCTCAAGAATTATTTGACAAAATGCCGTATCGGGATATTGTAGCATGGAACTTGATGCTTACTGGTTATGTTCGAAATGCTAAAGTTGAAGATGCCCTTGATTTTTTCTTGAGAATGCCTGAACGGAATGTAATTTCTTGGAATCTGATCCTACGTGGATATCTTCAGCAAGATAATATGACTGGTGCTTGCAATTTTTTCCATGGGATGCCTCAGAAAGATGAGACTTCATGGAACACTCTTATATCTTGTTATCAAAGTGAAGAGGCATTGATTTTATATGTTCAGATGTTGCACACAGGATTCAAACCCGATCAGGGTACTTTATCCAGTGTCATATCTGTTTGTGGCTTTCTTGCGATACAAGGATGGGGAAAAGCAATGCATGTGTTCGTTTTTAAGACGGGATATGAAAATGATTGCATTGTAATGAGTTCATTAATATCAATGTATTCTCGATGTGGCTTCATAGGTGATGCCACTCTTGTCTTCCAAACAATGAAAAAACGAGATACAGTAGCATGGAATGCCATAATCATGGCAATAGCACATCATTATTCTGCAATGAATGCCCTTGATGTTTTACCCTGTATGATTCGTGCTGGATGTCATCCTGATCATACGACATACTTAATCCTCTTGACTGCGTGTGCCCATTCTGGACTTGTCAACGAAGGTTGGAACTATTTAAAATCAATGGAGGGATGGAATCTATCTCCCAAGCCCGAACACTATGCATCCATGGTTGATCTCCTTGGAAGATCAG TCGAATGTATATTCTGCACGAGGATTATGGAAGGATGCAGCACGAGTTAG
- the LOC140866086 gene encoding uncharacterized protein isoform X1 gives MLGNYRFRPYNGKILGNACSVFRCLSVEANPLFRWNSEITSCFKKHDVISARKLFDRMPRKNVVTWNCMISGYIKNGMINEARVAFDSMPTKNVVSWTSMLNGYAKNGRLEEARRLFDAVEKKNDICWNCMISGYVSNGKMDEALMLFGAMQPKNDVSCSIIIEGYFRYEFVSEAERLFEESSRKSVLLCNAMLAGYTETGNIDKSYKLFIKMAERDVASWTCMIKGFMRVGEVERARRLFEEMPVKDVVAWTVTIQGYLDHKRIDLAQELFDKMPYRDIVAWNLMLTGYVRNAKVEDALDFFLRMPERNVISWNLILRGYLQQDNMTGACNFFHGMPQKDETSWNTLISCYQSEEALILYVQMLHTGFKPDQGTLSSVISVCGFLAIQGWGKAMHVFVFKTGYENDCIVMSSLISMYSRCGFIGDATLVFQTMKKRDTVAWNAIIMAIAHHYSAMNALDVLPCMIRAGCHPDHTTYLILLTACAHSGLVNEGWNYLKSMEGWNLSPKPEHYASMVDLLGRSGLLAEAFDFVDKLPVDLPAYAWETLLSACRVHDNYEFSDLISNKILSYPPHDVGICVLQSNVYSARGLWKDAARVRAKLKLNKLKKELGCSWIDINGSVSCFSYNDKSHIQTKEIYKELEGLTELIDEFIGNQTGQWNNYQFITRSC, from the exons ATGCTTGGAAACTACAGATTCAGGCCGTACAATGGCAAAATCTTGGGTAATGCGTGCTCTGTGTTTCGTTGTTTAAGCGTCGAAGCAAACCCATTATTCCGCTGGAACTCAGAAATCACGAGTTGTTTCAAGAAACATGATGTTATTAGCGCGCGCAAGCTGTTTGATAGAATGCCCCGTAAGAATGTCGTGACGTGGAACTGCATGATTTCGGGTTACATTAAAAACGGGATGATTAATGAAGCTCGTGTAGCCTTTGATTCGATGCCAACTAAGAATGTAGTTTCTTGGACTTCGATGTTGAATGGGTATGCTAAAAACGGAAGATTGGAAGAGGCCAGAAGGTTGTTTGACGCAGTCGAGAAAAAGAATGACATATGCTGGAATTGTATGATATCTGGGTATGTGAGCAACGGCAAAATGGATGAGGCTCTAATGCTCTTTGGCGCAATGCAACCGAAGAATGATGTTTCTTGTTCTATAATAATAGAAGGGTACTTTAGATATGAGTTTGTGAGTGAAGCTGAGCGCTTGTTTGAAGAATCTTCAAGAAAAAGTGTGTTGCTTTGCAATGCTATGCTGGCTGGGTATACTGAAACAGGGAACATTGACAAGTCGTATAAATTGTTTATAAAAATGGCTGAACGTGATGTTGCTTCTTGGACTTGTATGATAAAAGGATTCATGAGAGTGGGGGAGGTGGAAAGAGCTAGGAGATTGTTCGAGGAAATGCCTGTAAAAGACGTCGTGGCTTGGACTGTAACGATTCAGGGTTATTTGGACCACAAAAGAATTGACTTGGCTCAAGAATTATTTGACAAAATGCCGTATCGGGATATTGTAGCATGGAACTTGATGCTTACTGGTTATGTTCGAAATGCTAAAGTTGAAGATGCCCTTGATTTTTTCTTGAGAATGCCTGAACGGAATGTAATTTCTTGGAATCTGATCCTACGTGGATATCTTCAGCAAGATAATATGACTGGTGCTTGCAATTTTTTCCATGGGATGCCTCAGAAAGATGAGACTTCATGGAACACTCTTATATCTTGTTATCAAAGTGAAGAGGCATTGATTTTATATGTTCAGATGTTGCACACAGGATTCAAACCCGATCAGGGTACTTTATCCAGTGTCATATCTGTTTGTGGCTTTCTTGCGATACAAGGATGGGGAAAAGCAATGCATGTGTTCGTTTTTAAGACGGGATATGAAAATGATTGCATTGTAATGAGTTCATTAATATCAATGTATTCTCGATGTGGCTTCATAGGTGATGCCACTCTTGTCTTCCAAACAATGAAAAAACGAGATACAGTAGCATGGAATGCCATAATCATGGCAATAGCACATCATTATTCTGCAATGAATGCCCTTGATGTTTTACCCTGTATGATTCGTGCTGGATGTCATCCTGATCATACGACATACTTAATCCTCTTGACTGCGTGTGCCCATTCTGGACTTGTCAACGAAGGTTGGAACTATTTAAAATCAATGGAGGGATGGAATCTATCTCCCAAGCCCGAACACTATGCATCCATGGTTGATCTCCTTGGAAGATCAGGTTTGCTCGCCGAAGCATTTGATTTTGTAGATAAATTACCTGTTGATCTTCCTGCGTATGCTTGGGAGACATTGCTTTCTGCCTGTAGAGTCCATGACAATTATGAATTTAGTGATTTGATTTCTAACAAAATTTTAAGCTATCCACCTCACGATGTCGGAATATGTGTCCTTCAGTCGAATGTATATTCTGCACGAGGATTATGGAAGGATGCAGCACGAGTTAGAGCCAAACTAAAGctcaataaattgaaaaaagaGCTGGGATGTAGCTGGATCGATATAAATGGCAGCGTGTCTTGCTTCTCATATAATGACAAGTCTCATATTCAAACCAAGGAAATATACAAAGAATTGGAGGGTCTTACAGAACTTATCGATGAG TTTATTGGCAACCAAACAGGACAGTGGAACAACTATCAGTTCATAACCCGAAGTTGTTAA